The Ananas comosus cultivar F153 linkage group 2, ASM154086v1, whole genome shotgun sequence genome contains a region encoding:
- the LOC109727315 gene encoding uncharacterized protein LOC109727315 — translation MTIKKSQGQTLQKVGLYLPKSGNTMQATIRKHDVEHFKQILSEGNVYVIENFNVIPSRDKYQVVNRKYMIQISNWTNIVEIKDDAASIPFHIFSFISFDNIRNKRHDDGCLLDVLGSIAAISPIYYTYVGQDLTPLRNLEMQNAESDTFSVTLWNKFVLDFDDRQIHENKATGPVVVVFASMSVRIYKEKLQLSTYSASRFYINLHIPEVATFQDALQQRQMPVGPIQYIEVAEQASLTPYEQISSNRKTITELIKLDPIESQCYMQNTKYTCEAKLVKIDTTYGW, via the exons ATGACAATCAAGAAGAGTCAAGGGCAGACGTTGCAGAAAGTTGGCCTCTACCTTCCAAAATCG GGAAATACAATGCAGGCTACGATTCGAAAACATGATGTAGAACATTTTAAACAAATACTTTCTGAAGGCAATGTGTATGTTATTGAAAACTTCAATGTCATACCGAGTAGAGATAAGTACCAAGTTGTCAACCGCAAGTATATGATCCAAATTAGTAACTGGACAAATATTGTTGAAATCAAAGATGATGCAGCGTCAATtccatttcatatttttagcttcATCAGTTTTGACAATATAAGAAACAAAAGGCACGATGACGGTTGCCTTCTAG ATGTCCTTGGGAGCATTGCAGCTATTAGTCCTATCTACTATACATATGTTGGCCAGGATCTAACTCCACTACGAAACTTAGAGATGCAAAATGCAGA GAGCGATACTTTCTCTGTGACATTATGGAATAAATTTGTATTAGACTTTGATGATCGTCAAATTCATGAAAACAAGGCTACTGGTCCAGTTGTAGTTGTTTTTGCAAGTATGAGTGTGCGCATTTACAAAG AAAAACTTCAGCTATCGACATATTCAGCATCAAGgttttatattaatttacatATTCCAGAGGTTGCAACATTTCAGGATGCGCTACAACA GAGACAAATGCCAGTTGGACCAATTCAGTATATTGAGGTTGCAGAGCAAGCAAGCCTTACCCCTTATGAACAAATATCTAGCAACCGTAAAACTATTACTGAATTGATTAAATTAGATCCTATAGAAAGCCAG TGTTATATGCAGAATACAAAATACACCTGCGAAgcaaaattagtaaaaattgATACAACGTATGGTTGGTGA